A region from the Rheinheimera mangrovi genome encodes:
- a CDS encoding GntP family permease has translation MLSLFGLLAGLVLLIVLTMRGVNLFILAPLCALFVALFNGIPFWLADNPANFVQGYMSGFAGFVSSWFLMFLLGALFGKLMEHTGAADAVALAIVKRIGKQRAVLAVVLACAVLTYGGVSIFVVAFSAYPMAVSLFKDANLPRRFIPAALGLGSVTFTMTSAGSPEIQNWIPIQYLGTSPYAGWEVSIIVAIFMAILGYCWLMKMIKTAIAKGEVFEGREADPVLGDKALPHPLMGILPLLVVLLLSYLLHDTLQQAALIVALTGGVSTLYLLNRKFLPSLSQTLDQGATGALIAIGNTAAVVGFGSVAKLTPAFAAVVETMTHLPGSELIGAAVAVSVIAGLTGSASGGQAIALPEIAPVYIERGVDAEQLHRVVAISSGALDSLPHNGYVVTTIRAICGESHQNAYWPVAAVTVVVPTLGVMLAIFLFQWL, from the coding sequence ATGCTGAGTTTATTTGGTCTGTTAGCGGGGCTGGTGTTACTGATAGTGCTAACCATGCGCGGGGTAAACCTGTTTATTCTGGCGCCACTCTGCGCTTTATTTGTGGCTTTGTTTAATGGCATCCCATTTTGGCTGGCCGATAACCCGGCCAATTTTGTCCAGGGTTATATGTCGGGTTTCGCTGGTTTTGTCTCCAGCTGGTTTTTAATGTTTTTACTGGGCGCCCTGTTTGGTAAGCTGATGGAACATACAGGCGCAGCGGACGCAGTAGCCCTTGCCATAGTGAAACGTATCGGCAAACAACGGGCTGTATTGGCTGTAGTTTTAGCTTGTGCAGTGCTGACATATGGTGGCGTCAGTATTTTTGTAGTGGCCTTTTCCGCTTACCCTATGGCGGTGAGCTTATTTAAAGACGCCAACCTGCCCCGGCGTTTTATCCCGGCCGCTTTAGGTTTAGGTTCTGTCACTTTTACTATGACATCCGCCGGCTCGCCTGAAATTCAAAACTGGATCCCTATTCAATACCTCGGCACCAGCCCTTATGCGGGTTGGGAAGTCAGCATTATAGTGGCGATTTTTATGGCAATACTAGGTTATTGCTGGCTGATGAAGATGATCAAAACTGCGATAGCCAAAGGTGAAGTTTTTGAAGGCCGTGAAGCGGATCCTGTGTTAGGCGACAAAGCCTTGCCTCATCCTTTGATGGGTATTTTACCTTTGCTGGTGGTGCTGCTGTTGTCCTATTTACTGCATGACACCCTGCAACAAGCCGCCTTAATAGTGGCGCTGACCGGTGGTGTCAGCACCTTGTATTTACTCAATCGTAAATTCTTACCCTCTTTAAGCCAGACGCTGGATCAAGGCGCTACCGGGGCTTTAATAGCGATAGGCAATACAGCAGCTGTAGTAGGTTTTGGCTCTGTGGCTAAGCTGACACCAGCTTTTGCCGCTGTGGTCGAGACCATGACACATTTACCAGGCTCTGAGCTGATAGGCGCTGCTGTTGCTGTTAGTGTCATTGCGGGTTTAACAGGTTCAGCCTCTGGCGGTCAGGCCATAGCTTTGCCAGAAATAGCCCCGGTTTACATAGAACGTGGCGTCGATGCAGAGCAGCTGCACCGTGTGGTCGCTATCTCATCCGGTGCTTTAGACTCATTGCCGCACAATGGTTATGTGGTCACTACTATTCGTGCTATCTGTGGTGAAAGCCATCAAAATGCCTACTGGCCTGTGGCCGCTGTGACTGTGGTAGTGCCCACTTTGGGCGTGATGCTGGCTATTTTCCTGTTTCAATGGCTGTGA
- a CDS encoding response regulator produces the protein MIAIIADDHPLFRVALAQASQQILGSDAVLLQANSMAQLWALLLQHPDTELIFLDLKLPDAEGFAGLTSLRTEYPDISILMVSAIEDPAVIKQALQLGASAYIPKSAPLDLLSEAVAQVVAGETWLPAELVNEVEKARDLIDQDFARRLEQLTPQQFRVLKMIADGLLNKQIAYEMQVQETTIKQHVSAILRKLNVNNRTLAGIMFEKLKLPDEF, from the coding sequence ATGATTGCAATTATTGCTGATGACCATCCGTTATTCCGTGTCGCTTTGGCACAAGCTTCGCAACAAATTCTTGGTTCCGATGCGGTCTTGCTGCAAGCCAATAGCATGGCGCAGCTGTGGGCTTTATTGCTGCAACATCCTGATACCGAACTAATCTTTCTGGATTTAAAATTGCCGGATGCCGAAGGTTTTGCTGGTTTAACTTCGCTGCGCACTGAATACCCTGATATCTCGATTTTGATGGTGTCTGCTATTGAAGATCCTGCTGTGATTAAACAAGCCTTGCAACTCGGGGCTTCGGCCTATATTCCTAAATCTGCGCCGCTGGATTTGTTATCCGAAGCCGTGGCTCAGGTTGTGGCAGGGGAGACCTGGCTGCCGGCTGAATTGGTGAATGAAGTGGAAAAAGCCAGGGATCTGATTGATCAGGATTTTGCCCGCCGATTGGAACAACTGACGCCGCAACAATTTCGAGTGCTGAAAATGATTGCAGACGGTTTACTGAATAAACAAATTGCTTATGAAATGCAGGTGCAGGAAACCACCATTAAGCAGCATGTGTCGGCTATTCTGCGCAAACTGAATGTGAATAACCGTACTTTGGCGGGGATTATGTTTGAGAAGCTAAAGCTGCCCGATGAGTTTTAA
- a CDS encoding integron integrase, whose translation MAKSAFLQAVSEDIRLRGYSIRTEHSYLYWIKSFILYHQKKHPQQMGADEVKAFLSWLANQRHVAVNTQKVALNALVFLYHKFLKIELGELGFTHAAKQRSLPVVLSVSEVAALLPHLKGMCALIVSLLYGSGLRVSECLRLRVQDIDLEHLSITVRDGKGKKDRQTLLSSSLVTALKQQITRALALQQQDNLRGIGPSLPFALGRKYPSAYRQAGWMFLFPSTSLCAHPLTGVLCRHHLHDSAVRKALQPAVVACGIHKKVNCHTFRHSFATHLLQSGYDIRTVQELLGHNDVATTQIYTHVIGQHYAGTVSPLDKLFNPPELKESRCIYGKQEPHCAA comes from the coding sequence ATGGCTAAAAGTGCTTTTTTACAAGCTGTATCTGAAGACATTAGGTTAAGGGGCTACAGTATTCGTACAGAGCATTCCTACTTGTATTGGATAAAAAGTTTTATTTTGTACCATCAGAAAAAGCATCCACAACAGATGGGGGCTGATGAAGTTAAAGCTTTTTTAAGCTGGTTGGCGAATCAGCGCCATGTTGCAGTGAACACTCAAAAAGTAGCCTTAAATGCGTTAGTTTTTTTGTACCACAAGTTTTTGAAAATAGAGTTGGGTGAGCTGGGGTTTACTCATGCGGCGAAACAGCGCAGCTTGCCTGTCGTATTATCTGTTAGTGAAGTCGCTGCACTGCTGCCCCATCTGAAAGGGATGTGTGCACTTATAGTGTCTTTGTTATATGGCAGCGGGTTAAGAGTTTCGGAGTGTTTACGTTTGCGTGTGCAAGATATTGATCTGGAGCACTTGTCTATTACGGTCAGGGACGGTAAAGGCAAAAAAGACAGGCAAACTTTGTTGAGTAGTAGCCTGGTTACGGCACTCAAACAACAAATAACACGAGCTTTGGCGTTGCAGCAGCAAGACAATCTGCGTGGCATTGGTCCGTCTTTACCTTTTGCATTGGGGCGTAAGTACCCTTCGGCGTATCGGCAAGCGGGTTGGATGTTTTTGTTTCCTTCAACCAGTCTGTGTGCACACCCACTGACTGGGGTACTTTGCAGGCATCATTTGCATGATAGTGCGGTCAGAAAGGCGTTGCAGCCAGCTGTGGTCGCCTGCGGTATTCATAAAAAGGTGAATTGCCATACCTTTCGCCATTCGTTTGCTACCCATTTGTTGCAATCGGGTTATGACATTCGTACCGTGCAAGAATTGCTGGGTCATAACGATGTGGCAACCACTCAAATTTATACTCATGTGATTGGCCAGCACTACGCGGGCACAGTCAGCCCGTTGGATAAGCTGTTTAACCCTCCTGAACTCAAAGAATCTCGGTGTATTTATGGCAAACAGGAACCGCATTGTGCCGCGTGA
- a CDS encoding glycoside hydrolase family 19 protein produces the protein MLYQVKTGDTLSSIAARYYADSSKASWIASQNKLTNPNQIYPGQQLLLPDLPSTTSASLVSPALLSALCPSLSSSTLSSFCNALDLDLPKAKITPPLCVAHFMAQTAHESAGYSQLKENLNYSASALTSLFAKYFVGVDLNSYARQPEKIANRIYANRMGNGNEQSGDGWAYRGRGIIQLTGKANYQAFSQDWGVDVVSQPDLVATDPVLAVASGCWYWQKRNINDAAEADDLIKVTRLINGGTNGLDDRAHLLGIAKQQMGLG, from the coding sequence ATGCTTTATCAGGTCAAAACCGGAGATACCTTAAGTAGCATAGCGGCCCGTTATTATGCTGACAGCAGCAAAGCCAGTTGGATAGCCAGTCAGAATAAGCTGACCAATCCTAACCAGATTTATCCGGGTCAGCAGCTGCTGTTGCCAGATTTACCAAGCACCACTTCAGCCTCACTGGTTAGTCCTGCTTTGTTGTCTGCTTTATGCCCAAGTTTAAGCAGCAGTACATTAAGTAGTTTCTGCAACGCGCTGGACCTGGATTTGCCTAAAGCTAAAATTACACCGCCTTTATGTGTTGCACATTTTATGGCGCAAACGGCCCATGAAAGTGCTGGTTACTCGCAGCTCAAAGAAAACCTGAACTACAGTGCCTCAGCCTTAACCTCTTTATTTGCTAAGTATTTTGTTGGTGTGGATCTGAATAGCTACGCCCGTCAGCCGGAGAAAATAGCAAACCGTATTTATGCCAACAGAATGGGAAATGGCAATGAGCAAAGTGGTGACGGCTGGGCTTACAGAGGCCGCGGTATTATTCAGTTAACCGGAAAAGCCAACTATCAGGCCTTTAGTCAGGATTGGGGCGTGGATGTGGTCAGCCAACCCGATTTAGTCGCCACAGATCCGGTGTTGGCAGTGGCTTCAGGCTGTTGGTATTGGCAAAAACGTAATATTAATGATGCGGCAGAAGCAGATGATTTAATCAAAGTCACCCGCTTAATTAACGGCGGCACCAATGGCCTGGACGACAGAGCGCATTTGCTTGGCATAGCTAAACAGCAAATGGGGTTGGGTTAA
- a CDS encoding E22 family MetX-like putative esterase, with translation MKLWLGLILLFSSLVQAAELPLVQKQQLELAHFTTQSGVALKQVKVGWEAYGKLNADKSNVILITHYFSGTSHAAGKYRSTDAAPGYWDKIIGPGKAIDTNKFYVVSVDSLANLNAFSPDVITTGPASINPDTGKPYGLTFPVVTIRDFVEVQKALLDKLGIKKLYAVIGPSMGSFQAIEWAVSYPDKVQRLLPVIGTAYIDSFSAVRLERWAQPIKQDPDWNKGAYPLTEQPAGLTRALAYVIQDALNPELFNQTYPAPSLDKAIHQDIQAELPAWNQLLSTAKQRSAQMDANSLLYLVRASQLWRAGMGDNWQQQLKSVKAKTLWLPATGDLLLTPAMAKHSKEQMPDAGYEEISGQAGHLDGLLNIQSKTEQIRLFLAD, from the coding sequence ATGAAACTATGGCTTGGTTTGATACTGCTGTTCAGCAGCTTGGTGCAGGCGGCAGAGCTGCCTTTAGTGCAAAAACAGCAGCTGGAACTGGCACACTTTACCACTCAAAGTGGCGTGGCGTTAAAGCAGGTGAAGGTCGGCTGGGAAGCTTATGGCAAGCTCAATGCCGATAAATCCAATGTCATTTTAATCACCCATTATTTTTCCGGCACTTCGCATGCGGCTGGCAAATACCGCTCTACTGATGCAGCGCCTGGTTACTGGGACAAAATTATCGGCCCTGGCAAAGCCATAGACACCAACAAATTTTATGTAGTCAGTGTCGATAGTCTGGCTAATCTGAACGCCTTTTCGCCTGATGTGATCACCACAGGCCCTGCCAGCATTAATCCGGATACGGGCAAGCCTTATGGTTTAACTTTTCCTGTGGTGACCATTCGTGATTTTGTTGAAGTGCAAAAAGCTCTGCTGGATAAACTCGGCATCAAAAAACTTTATGCCGTGATAGGCCCGTCCATGGGTTCCTTTCAGGCCATTGAATGGGCGGTCAGTTATCCGGATAAAGTGCAGCGTTTACTACCCGTGATAGGCACTGCTTATATCGATAGTTTTAGTGCAGTTCGGCTGGAGCGTTGGGCTCAACCGATAAAACAAGACCCGGATTGGAACAAAGGCGCTTATCCGTTAACAGAACAACCAGCTGGACTAACACGAGCTTTAGCTTATGTTATTCAGGATGCACTGAACCCGGAATTATTTAATCAAACCTATCCGGCCCCTTCTTTGGATAAAGCTATTCATCAGGATATTCAGGCCGAACTACCTGCCTGGAACCAGCTGCTGAGCACCGCTAAACAACGCTCAGCCCAAATGGATGCGAATTCATTGTTGTATTTGGTGCGGGCCTCACAATTATGGCGCGCAGGTATGGGCGACAATTGGCAACAACAGCTCAAAAGCGTGAAAGCCAAAACCTTGTGGTTACCAGCTACAGGAGATTTATTACTAACACCAGCTATGGCCAAACACAGCAAAGAGCAAATGCCGGATGCTGGCTACGAAGAGATTTCAGGTCAGGCAGGTCATTTGGACGGGCTTTTGAATATTCAAAGCAAAACAGAACAAATCCGGCTGTTTTTAGCAGACTAA
- a CDS encoding LysR family transcriptional regulator: MSLLQRLSDMATFAKVVESRSFTQAAVALDMSKGAVSKAISRLEQHLNVRLLQRSTRQLSLTAEGEAFFEYCQQVVAQADQAEHHLSELRDEPSGLIRITVPVTFGTLRIAPLLPELLKQYPKLSVELDLNDKVVDLIAEKMDLGMRFGRLANSSLIARSLPGLPITMVASPGYLEAFGTPQSPADLCQHQCLSSGSSIADRTWFFRYMDQSIEVLTSGRVLCNSNRALKHAALADMGLLFVTRYQVEKELQNGSLVEVMQDYMPEPLPLHLVYPNRHHMKAGLKVVIQFFQQQFALSY; this comes from the coding sequence ATGTCGTTGCTTCAGCGTTTAAGTGATATGGCTACATTTGCCAAAGTAGTAGAAAGCCGCAGTTTTACTCAGGCTGCTGTAGCACTGGATATGTCCAAAGGCGCGGTCAGTAAAGCCATCAGCCGTTTAGAACAGCATTTAAACGTACGTTTATTGCAGCGTTCTACCCGCCAGTTGAGTTTAACGGCTGAAGGTGAGGCGTTTTTTGAGTACTGCCAGCAGGTGGTGGCTCAGGCCGATCAGGCTGAACATCACTTATCCGAACTGCGGGACGAACCTTCAGGTTTAATCCGCATCACTGTCCCCGTCACTTTTGGTACTTTGCGTATTGCCCCCTTGCTTCCTGAGTTATTAAAGCAGTATCCGAAGTTATCGGTGGAGCTGGACTTAAACGACAAAGTGGTCGACCTGATTGCCGAGAAAATGGATTTGGGAATGCGTTTTGGTCGCTTGGCCAATTCCAGCCTTATTGCGCGCTCTCTGCCAGGTTTACCTATTACTATGGTGGCTTCTCCTGGTTATTTAGAAGCGTTTGGCACGCCGCAAAGCCCGGCAGATTTATGTCAGCATCAGTGTTTAAGTTCAGGTTCTTCCATTGCCGATCGCACCTGGTTTTTTCGGTATATGGATCAGAGCATTGAAGTACTCACGTCAGGCAGGGTGTTATGCAATAGCAACAGAGCGTTAAAACATGCAGCTTTGGCGGATATGGGCTTGTTATTTGTCACTCGTTATCAGGTAGAAAAAGAGCTGCAAAATGGCAGTCTGGTGGAAGTGATGCAGGACTATATGCCAGAACCACTGCCATTGCATCTGGTGTATCCAAACCGCCATCATATGAAGGCGGGATTAAAGGTCGTGATCCAGTTTTTCCAGCAGCAGTTTGCTTTGAGCTACTGA
- a CDS encoding TonB-dependent receptor has translation MAHNNKKTKTVFQPTLLAVLIGSALINPVMAEQASNDAAAQQEEATLEVIQVTARKTAENLQQVPVAVTSIGAEALAQRGIENLTAVQAYSPNTTLQVSRGTNSTLTAYIRGIGQQDPLWGFEPGVGIYIDDVYMARPQGAAMDVYDVERIEVLRGPQGTLYGRNTIGGAVKYITKPLSGDNELSLRGTVGNYGQKDFKIAGQTALTDKLFFGAALATLNRDGFGTYLNTGAENYDKDILTGRVSLQYQATDNLRFSFAADRTEDDSNSKGGHRLTPSLVTGDAPPKSVFDSNTSMPADNSVVTEGQSLTIAWDINSDWTLKSISAKREGVTDTNIDFDATRLPSLDVPAFYEDEQTSQELQLLFNGDKLKMASGLYYFNGEACGAFGTVLVQGLGVTTENGGCVDTDSVAAYAQGSYQFTDKLSFTLGGRYTKDDKDAEVYRFVYLGYKRPRDNGTPIAVQSDFAGSETFSHFSPRVGFEYQSNDNFMWYGSYTDGFKSGGFDMRGNQSINPNAGDPYQEETVDTFELGFKSEWNDRTLRLNAAAFTSSYDDMQVTVQRAVNNTVASQVLNAASADIRGFEVEMISVLTSNVELTGILGYTDAKFNEVVFFDAATKTNTDVSDIWSFANTPEWTGTLGLKYTQSAGIGEIVYNVMGSYRADTQIFEVPSVLDFGGYTLFNAGATWYSNDGHWDLSAQVRNIGDKETRIAGYNFPLLAGEQTITAYYGDPRTYSLTLGYRF, from the coding sequence ATGGCCCATAACAATAAGAAGACGAAGACTGTATTCCAACCCACTTTATTAGCAGTGCTGATAGGGTCCGCCTTAATTAATCCGGTCATGGCAGAACAGGCCAGCAACGACGCTGCAGCACAACAAGAAGAAGCGACGCTGGAAGTCATTCAGGTGACAGCCCGTAAAACGGCTGAAAACCTGCAGCAGGTGCCTGTTGCTGTAACCTCTATAGGTGCAGAAGCTCTGGCGCAGCGTGGTATTGAAAACTTAACCGCAGTGCAGGCTTATTCGCCGAACACTACGTTGCAGGTATCCCGTGGTACCAATAGCACCTTAACAGCCTACATCCGCGGTATTGGTCAGCAGGACCCTTTGTGGGGTTTTGAACCTGGCGTCGGTATTTATATTGATGATGTCTATATGGCCCGCCCTCAGGGTGCTGCTATGGACGTGTACGATGTAGAACGTATTGAAGTGTTGCGTGGCCCTCAGGGCACTTTATATGGCCGCAATACCATAGGTGGCGCGGTGAAATACATCACTAAACCTTTGAGTGGTGACAATGAGCTCAGCCTACGTGGCACTGTCGGCAACTATGGTCAAAAAGACTTTAAAATTGCCGGTCAAACTGCATTAACAGACAAGCTGTTTTTTGGTGCTGCCTTAGCCACGCTGAACCGGGATGGTTTTGGTACTTACCTCAATACGGGCGCAGAAAACTACGATAAAGATATTCTGACCGGTCGTGTCAGTCTGCAGTATCAGGCGACAGATAACTTACGTTTTAGTTTTGCCGCGGATCGCACCGAAGATGACTCAAACTCCAAAGGCGGCCATCGTTTAACGCCAAGTTTAGTCACAGGTGATGCGCCACCGAAAAGCGTGTTTGATTCCAATACCAGTATGCCAGCGGATAACTCCGTAGTGACTGAAGGTCAGTCGCTGACTATTGCGTGGGATATCAACAGCGACTGGACCCTCAAATCCATTAGCGCCAAACGTGAAGGCGTCACAGATACCAATATCGACTTTGACGCCACTCGTTTACCGTCGCTGGATGTACCGGCTTTTTATGAAGATGAACAAACTTCGCAAGAACTGCAGTTGCTGTTTAACGGCGACAAACTGAAGATGGCATCCGGCCTGTATTACTTTAATGGCGAAGCCTGTGGTGCTTTTGGTACTGTGCTGGTGCAGGGCCTTGGCGTCACTACTGAAAATGGTGGTTGTGTCGACACCGACAGCGTAGCCGCTTATGCACAGGGTAGTTATCAATTCACTGACAAGCTATCTTTCACTTTAGGCGGTCGTTATACCAAGGATGATAAAGACGCTGAAGTTTATCGTTTTGTTTATTTAGGCTACAAAAGACCACGGGACAACGGCACTCCTATTGCTGTGCAGTCAGACTTTGCAGGCAGCGAAACCTTCAGCCATTTTTCACCTCGTGTAGGTTTTGAATACCAGAGCAATGACAACTTTATGTGGTACGGCTCGTACACCGACGGTTTTAAATCCGGTGGTTTTGATATGCGCGGCAACCAGTCAATTAACCCAAATGCCGGTGACCCGTATCAGGAAGAAACGGTAGATACCTTTGAACTTGGTTTTAAAAGTGAGTGGAATGATCGCACTTTACGTTTAAATGCTGCGGCTTTCACTTCCAGCTATGACGATATGCAGGTGACGGTGCAGCGGGCAGTCAACAATACCGTTGCTTCTCAGGTGCTGAACGCGGCCAGCGCTGATATCCGTGGTTTTGAAGTGGAGATGATTTCAGTTCTGACCAGTAACGTAGAACTGACGGGGATTTTAGGTTACACAGACGCTAAGTTTAACGAAGTGGTGTTTTTTGATGCGGCCACCAAAACCAATACCGATGTGTCAGATATCTGGTCATTCGCCAATACCCCAGAGTGGACTGGTACTTTAGGTCTGAAATACACCCAAAGTGCCGGTATAGGCGAAATTGTGTATAACGTCATGGGCTCGTACCGCGCTGATACGCAGATTTTTGAAGTGCCGTCCGTGCTGGATTTTGGTGGTTATACCCTGTTTAACGCTGGCGCTACCTGGTACTCCAATGATGGTCACTGGGACTTGTCGGCTCAGGTGCGTAATATAGGCGATAAAGAAACCCGTATTGCCGGGTACAACTTCCCGCTGCTGGCGGGTGAGCAAACCATTACCGCCTACTACGGCGACCCAAGAACTTATAGTTTAACTCTGGGATATCGTTTCTAA